A genomic window from Flavobacterium azooxidireducens includes:
- a CDS encoding DUF6048 family protein yields the protein MSISKCIFSFFLFLFSHTILAQETKKDSIITPAKTERYGLRVGIDALKLAKSFYQEDYRGLEIVGDYRLTKKYYLAGEIGNEKRTIDEDRVNFTTSGTYFKVGFDYNAYENWLDMENMIHIGLRFGASTFNQELITYRVYNPNPYFGNSPTVISGRKFDGLSAQWVEIVAGVKAELFSNFYAGFNFRINYLIGNKESSEFANLYIPGFNKKYEGNFGVGFNYTLSYFIPIYKKKLLPKTEEIKK from the coding sequence ATGTCCATATCAAAATGTATTTTTAGTTTTTTTCTGTTTCTGTTTTCTCATACAATTTTGGCTCAGGAAACAAAAAAAGACAGCATTATTACTCCAGCAAAAACCGAACGTTATGGTCTTCGGGTTGGTATTGATGCTCTTAAATTGGCTAAAAGTTTCTATCAAGAAGATTATAGAGGTCTGGAAATTGTTGGTGATTATCGCTTAACAAAAAAATATTATTTAGCCGGAGAAATTGGTAATGAAAAACGAACAATTGATGAAGATCGTGTAAATTTCACAACCTCAGGAACCTATTTTAAAGTGGGATTTGATTATAATGCCTACGAAAATTGGTTAGACATGGAAAACATGATTCATATTGGTTTGCGTTTTGGAGCCAGCACATTCAATCAAGAATTAATCACCTACCGAGTATATAATCCAAATCCATATTTTGGTAATTCGCCAACAGTTATATCTGGACGAAAGTTTGATGGTTTATCTGCCCAATGGGTAGAAATTGTAGCCGGAGTTAAAGCAGAACTATTTTCAAATTTTTATGCGGGTTTCAATTTCAGAATAAATTATCTAATTGGAAACAAAGAATCATCAGAATTTGCTAATCTTTACATACCGGGTTTCAACAAAAAATATGAAGGAAATTTTGGTGTCGGTTTCAATTATACACTTTCCTATTTCATACCTATTTACAAAAAGAAACTCCTGCCAAAAACTGAAGAAATCAAAAAATAG
- a CDS encoding DUF6452 family protein translates to MKKSLMIFFLLITTCFFSSCEKDDICADGTPTTPRLIIEFYSKDNSTVRKLVANLKIQGEGAATTLDFNQVDTIELPLKTNENFTNYSFNINSTATTAANNTDLLQFNYIVNDIYVSRACGFKSFFNLNLANGVVKTNPDGDSEFWIENIEIIKSNVETEEDVHIKMYF, encoded by the coding sequence ATGAAAAAAAGTTTAATGATTTTCTTTTTGCTAATCACAACTTGCTTTTTTTCAAGTTGTGAAAAGGATGACATTTGTGCTGATGGAACCCCCACCACTCCTCGCCTAATTATCGAGTTTTATAGTAAAGATAACAGCACCGTGCGAAAATTGGTTGCCAATTTAAAAATTCAAGGCGAAGGTGCGGCCACAACACTCGATTTTAATCAAGTTGACACCATTGAATTGCCACTTAAAACCAATGAAAACTTCACCAATTATAGTTTTAATATTAATTCAACAGCAACTACAGCAGCCAACAACACCGACCTTCTCCAGTTTAATTATATAGTAAATGATATTTATGTGTCGAGAGCATGTGGATTCAAAAGCTTTTTTAATCTAAACTTAGCTAATGGTGTTGTCAAAACAAATCCAGATGGAGATTCTGAGTTTTGGATCGAAAATATAGAAATTATCAAAAGTAACGTTGAAACCGAAGAAGATGTCCATATCAAAATGTATTTTTAG
- the rlmD gene encoding 23S rRNA (uracil(1939)-C(5))-methyltransferase RlmD, whose amino-acid sequence MGRKNTDKIIFTEVPVLDAGAKGVSVAKAEDGRVIFIPNVVPGDVVDVQTFKKRKSYFEGKAIHFQKLSEHRVEPECQHFGVCGGCKWQNMKYSQQLFYKNNEVFNNLKRIGKIELPEFEQILGSEKQFFYRNKMEFSFSDSRWLTENEIQNDNEIQDRNALGFHIPKMWDKILDIEKCHLQQDPSNAIRNSLKEFATQNNIPFFNARNHGGLLRTLMIRTTSTGEVMVLIQFFKENKSQRELVLNFLSEKFPEITSLLYVINGKANDTLYDQDIKLFKGREYILEEMEGLQFSINAKSFYQTNSEQAYELYKITREFAGLTGNELVYDLYTGTGTIAQFVSKKAKKVIGVEAVPEAIADAKENAKRNKITNCEFFVGDMKDVFNAEFIATHGKPDVIITDPPRDGMHATVVEQIMKIAPEKVVYVSCNSATQARDLALMDSLYKVTRVRPVDMFPQTHHVENVVLLEKK is encoded by the coding sequence ATGGGAAGAAAGAATACAGACAAAATTATATTTACGGAAGTACCCGTTTTAGATGCCGGAGCAAAAGGTGTTTCGGTTGCCAAAGCCGAAGATGGAAGAGTTATATTTATTCCGAATGTCGTACCGGGCGATGTGGTGGATGTGCAAACATTCAAAAAAAGAAAATCCTATTTTGAAGGAAAAGCAATTCATTTTCAAAAACTTTCAGAACATAGAGTTGAACCGGAATGCCAACATTTTGGTGTTTGTGGCGGATGCAAATGGCAAAACATGAAATACAGCCAACAATTATTTTATAAAAATAATGAGGTTTTCAATAATTTAAAACGAATTGGAAAAATTGAATTACCGGAATTTGAACAAATTCTAGGCTCAGAAAAACAGTTCTTTTATCGAAATAAAATGGAATTTTCTTTTTCAGATAGCAGATGGCTTACCGAAAATGAAATTCAAAATGATAACGAAATTCAAGACAGAAATGCGTTAGGTTTTCATATTCCGAAAATGTGGGATAAGATTCTGGATATAGAAAAATGTCATTTACAGCAAGATCCTTCCAATGCAATTAGAAATTCATTAAAGGAATTCGCTACACAAAATAACATTCCGTTTTTCAATGCCAGAAATCATGGCGGTTTATTGAGAACGTTGATGATTCGAACCACTTCTACCGGTGAAGTCATGGTGCTGATTCAGTTTTTTAAAGAAAATAAATCCCAACGTGAATTGGTGTTGAATTTTCTTTCGGAAAAATTTCCCGAAATCACTTCTTTACTTTATGTGATTAACGGAAAAGCAAATGATACTTTGTATGACCAAGACATCAAATTATTCAAAGGAAGAGAATATATTTTGGAAGAAATGGAAGGTTTGCAATTTTCAATCAATGCCAAATCATTCTATCAAACCAATTCGGAACAAGCCTACGAACTATATAAAATTACCCGAGAATTTGCCGGTTTAACCGGAAATGAATTGGTATATGATTTGTATACCGGAACAGGAACAATTGCCCAATTTGTTTCTAAAAAAGCGAAGAAAGTAATTGGTGTAGAAGCCGTTCCGGAAGCTATCGCCGATGCCAAAGAAAATGCAAAACGCAATAAAATTACCAACTGCGAATTTTTTGTTGGTGATATGAAAGACGTATTTAATGCTGAATTTATTGCCACACACGGAAAACCCGATGTTATTATCACCGATCCACCACGTGACGGAATGCATGCAACAGTTGTTGAACAAATCATGAAAATTGCACCTGAAAAAGTGGTGTATGTTAGCTGTAATTCGGCCACACAAGCCCGTGACTTAGCTTTGATGGATTCGTTGTATAAAGTTACTCGCGTTCGTCCGGTAGATATGTTTCCGCAAACGCATCATGTTGAAAATGTTGTACTTTTAGAAAAAAAATAA